One region of Candidatus Macondimonas diazotrophica genomic DNA includes:
- a CDS encoding DUF6763 family protein — protein MGELDPIVGQWYLDLEQDDRFKVVAVDERGDEIDIEYEDGETRTVGFDEWYDLDLDLMDDEEAGSDEPVDEPPNDFYRPARARRYREEDDDEDDEDDADLEDDWDE, from the coding sequence ATGGGTGAGCTGGATCCAATCGTCGGGCAATGGTATTTGGACTTGGAGCAGGATGACCGTTTCAAAGTCGTGGCTGTCGACGAACGCGGCGATGAAATCGACATCGAGTATGAAGACGGCGAAACCCGTACCGTGGGTTTCGACGAATGGTACGACCTGGATCTCGACCTGATGGATGATGAGGAAGCCGGATCGGATGAGCCGGTGGACGAGCCTCCAAACGATTTCTATCGTCCCGCGCGCGCTCGACGCTATCGCGAGGAGGACGATGATGAGGACGACGAGGATGATGCCGACCTGGAAGACGATTGGGATGAGTGA
- the leuA gene encoding 2-isopropylmalate synthase: MDHPHQKYCPIRPVNLADRQWPSRQITRPPQWCSVDLRDGNQALIEPMDSLRKHQMFEMLVAIGFKEIEVGFPAASQTDFDFVREIIEQNRIPADVTIQVLTQARTDLIARTFQALQGVRRAIIHVYNSTSEAQRRLVFRQDRAGIRRIAEQGARWVADHAARQPDTDWVFQYSPESFTGTELDFALETCGAVLEIWQPDAGREAIINLPATVEMTTPNVYADQIEWMHRQLPYRDHVILSVHPHNDRGTAVAAAELAVLAGADRVEGTLFGNGERTGNVDIVTLALNLYTQGIDPHLDFSRINEVVRVAETCNQLPVHPRHPYAGELVFTAFSGSHQDAIKKGLAARENDPAETPAWEVPYLPIDPRDVGRTYEAVIRINSQSGKGGIAHVMASEFGLDLPRRLQIEFRNEVQIIADSTGKEVKTADLWTIFEHIYLAVPGAHSLVDYREESHGQQDRLRRVRAVLRDAAGLDQVVTGIGRGPVDGFVHALAEGFGKPIEVIDYREHAIGPGSDARAAAYVELKIGGDDRSWHGVGLDEDATAATLRAILSAYARHAQQRGACSVEVPPTPQQCRSG; the protein is encoded by the coding sequence ATTGATCATCCGCATCAGAAATACTGCCCGATCCGTCCCGTCAACCTGGCCGACCGCCAGTGGCCATCCCGGCAAATCACGCGTCCACCGCAATGGTGCAGTGTCGATTTACGGGACGGCAACCAAGCGCTCATCGAACCCATGGACAGCCTGCGCAAGCACCAGATGTTCGAGATGCTCGTGGCCATTGGCTTCAAGGAGATCGAGGTCGGTTTCCCGGCCGCCTCCCAGACCGACTTCGACTTCGTACGGGAAATCATCGAACAGAATCGTATTCCGGCCGATGTCACCATTCAGGTCCTGACCCAGGCGCGCACGGATCTCATCGCTCGGACGTTCCAGGCACTGCAAGGTGTGCGCCGCGCCATCATTCATGTCTACAACTCGACGTCGGAAGCCCAGCGGCGCCTGGTATTCCGGCAGGATCGAGCGGGAATCCGGCGCATCGCCGAACAGGGCGCCCGCTGGGTGGCTGACCATGCCGCGCGGCAGCCGGACACCGATTGGGTGTTTCAATACTCGCCCGAAAGCTTCACCGGAACCGAGCTCGACTTCGCCCTCGAGACCTGCGGCGCCGTACTGGAGATCTGGCAACCCGACGCGGGTCGTGAAGCGATCATCAACCTTCCGGCGACGGTGGAAATGACCACGCCCAACGTGTACGCCGATCAGATCGAATGGATGCATCGCCAACTGCCCTACCGAGACCATGTGATCCTCTCGGTACACCCGCACAATGATCGGGGAACCGCTGTGGCGGCTGCCGAGCTGGCCGTCCTGGCCGGTGCCGACCGCGTCGAAGGAACCTTGTTCGGCAACGGTGAACGCACGGGCAACGTGGACATCGTCACCCTGGCGTTGAACCTCTACACCCAGGGCATTGACCCACACCTCGACTTCTCGCGGATCAACGAGGTCGTGCGCGTCGCCGAGACCTGCAACCAGCTTCCAGTCCATCCTCGCCATCCCTATGCGGGCGAGCTGGTGTTCACGGCGTTTTCGGGCTCACATCAGGACGCCATCAAAAAGGGTTTGGCAGCCCGCGAGAACGATCCCGCAGAAACGCCGGCCTGGGAGGTTCCTTACCTGCCCATCGATCCCCGAGACGTCGGTCGAACGTACGAAGCCGTGATCCGCATCAACAGCCAATCCGGTAAAGGCGGCATCGCCCATGTCATGGCCAGCGAGTTCGGTCTGGACCTGCCTCGACGATTGCAGATCGAGTTTCGCAATGAGGTTCAGATCATCGCCGATTCGACTGGAAAGGAAGTGAAAACAGCCGACCTGTGGACCATTTTCGAGCACATTTATCTCGCGGTTCCCGGGGCCCATAGTTTGGTCGACTACCGCGAGGAGTCGCACGGGCAGCAAGACCGGTTGCGGCGGGTGCGTGCCGTGTTGCGCGATGCCGCGGGTCTCGATCAGGTGGTGACCGGGATCGGTCGCGGGCCGGTGGATGGCTTCGTCCATGCGCTCGCCGAAGGGTTCGGCAAACCGATTGAAGTGATTGACTACCGCGAGCATGCCATCGGGCCGGGGTCGGATGCGCGCGCGGCGGCCTATGTCGAACTCAAGATCGGCGGTGATGACCGTTCGTGGCATGGAGTTGGACTGGATGAGGACGCCACCGCCGCCACGTTACGGGCGATACTGAGCGCCTACGCGCGGCACGCCCAGCAGCGCGGCGCGTGCTCAGTGGAAGTGCCACCGACACCGCAGCAGTGCCGTAGCGGCTGA
- a CDS encoding efflux RND transporter permease subunit has protein sequence MNPGAFFIDRPVATTLLTVAITLSGLLGFFLMPVAPMPQIDFPTIVVIARLPGASPETMATTVATPLERQLGRIAGIEEMSSASSIGFTRIIIQFDINRNIDGAARDVQAAINAARSLLPANLPTNPIYRKANPADSPILVLSLTSDILSLGQMYDAASTVLAQKLAQVYGIGQVELGGSALPAIRVELNLDAANQYGLSLEQIRQSLAGANANRPKGFLDDGANSWLIHANDQTRTAEEFRDLVIAFDDGSPIYLHNIAEVHDSVQDVRNAGTANGKPAVLIMLRRQPGANVIETVDRVKDLLPELKASVPGGVDLEIQLDQSETIRASLHEVEITIVISTLLVLGVVLLFLRNARATLIPAVALPVSLIGTFGALYLMGYSIDNLSLMAITIATGFVVDDVIVVLENIIRHLEQGSPPFQAALEGTREVSFTVVSMTLSLVAVFLPIVLMGGMIGRLIQEFGATLSLAVLVSMVVSLTLTPMMSARLLRQETFDTPGRLYRWLDGAFARLTTVYRISLDWALRHAFVTLMSLFATFALNIVLFVVVPKGLMPQYDIGKLLGYISGEQALSFQSMREKQQQFTDILRADPAVESVVSFIGGESQGNTGFVFVSLKPLDERKMPAHKVMERLRTQINDIPGATLFLQGPQDIRPGGRPSNSRYQYTLESDQLEDLYEWSPRLEEALKRQPELVDVNNDLKARGLHAKVVIDRDAAIRLGVDPARVDAALYDAFGQRPISTLYAERNQYFIVMTATPEDTRDPATLAKLYIPSKTGAMVPLSAFSHVETTTGPIVVNHQGQFAAATISFDLAPGISLSDAEQVIRRAMTQIGAPASVRGGFQGEALAFKKSLSSEPWLLLGALLAIYVVLGILYESFIHPVTILSTLPSAGVGALLALLATGVELNAMALISLFLLIGIVKKNAIMMVDVAIQTQRESRLSAQQAIFEAALLRLRPILMTTLAATLGALPLAIASGYGADLRRPLGIAIVGGLLFSQLLTLYTTPIVYLYMDRLHQWAQRGWSLGSSSARFTD, from the coding sequence TATCGACGGCGCCGCGCGGGATGTGCAGGCCGCGATCAATGCGGCACGCAGTCTGCTTCCCGCGAATCTCCCGACCAATCCGATCTATCGCAAGGCCAATCCGGCCGATTCACCGATCCTGGTTCTTTCACTCACATCCGACATCCTGAGTCTTGGGCAGATGTACGACGCCGCCTCCACGGTGCTGGCTCAGAAACTTGCCCAGGTCTACGGCATCGGCCAAGTGGAGCTGGGCGGTTCCGCCTTGCCGGCGATCCGCGTCGAACTCAACCTTGATGCAGCCAACCAATATGGCCTCAGCCTCGAGCAAATCCGCCAGTCGCTGGCTGGTGCCAATGCCAATCGACCCAAGGGGTTTCTGGACGATGGCGCGAACAGCTGGTTGATCCATGCCAATGACCAGACCCGGACGGCCGAGGAATTCCGTGATCTGGTCATCGCCTTTGACGATGGCTCTCCCATCTATCTGCACAACATCGCCGAAGTTCATGATTCCGTCCAGGATGTGCGCAATGCCGGCACGGCCAATGGCAAGCCGGCGGTATTGATCATGTTGCGCCGACAACCGGGCGCCAACGTCATCGAGACCGTCGATCGCGTGAAGGACTTGCTGCCCGAATTGAAGGCATCGGTCCCCGGCGGGGTCGATCTGGAGATCCAACTCGATCAGTCTGAAACGATTCGCGCCTCGCTCCATGAAGTGGAAATCACGATCGTCATCTCGACCCTCCTGGTACTCGGCGTCGTGCTCCTGTTCCTGCGCAATGCCCGTGCCACGCTGATTCCCGCTGTCGCATTGCCGGTTTCACTAATCGGCACCTTCGGCGCGCTCTATCTGATGGGCTACTCCATCGATAACCTCTCGCTCATGGCCATTACCATTGCCACCGGCTTCGTCGTCGACGATGTAATCGTGGTCCTGGAGAACATCATCCGCCACCTCGAACAGGGCAGCCCCCCTTTCCAAGCTGCCTTGGAGGGCACACGCGAGGTCAGTTTCACGGTGGTGTCCATGACCTTGTCGCTGGTCGCAGTTTTTCTTCCCATCGTGCTGATGGGTGGAATGATCGGGCGGCTGATTCAGGAATTCGGCGCTACGCTGTCGCTGGCAGTTCTTGTGTCCATGGTCGTCTCGCTGACATTGACACCGATGATGAGCGCCCGACTGCTTCGCCAGGAGACATTCGACACGCCCGGGCGCCTATATCGCTGGCTCGACGGTGCGTTCGCACGCCTGACCACGGTCTATCGGATCAGCCTGGATTGGGCCTTGCGCCACGCATTCGTGACCCTGATGTCGTTGTTTGCGACCTTCGCACTGAACATCGTTCTTTTCGTGGTCGTCCCCAAGGGACTCATGCCACAATACGACATTGGCAAGCTGCTGGGTTACATCAGCGGCGAGCAGGCCTTGTCGTTTCAATCGATGCGTGAAAAGCAGCAGCAATTCACCGATATTCTGCGCGCAGATCCGGCGGTGGAAAGCGTGGTGTCCTTCATCGGCGGCGAATCGCAAGGCAATACCGGTTTTGTCTTCGTTTCGCTCAAGCCCTTGGATGAGCGAAAGATGCCGGCACACAAGGTCATGGAGCGGTTGCGCACCCAGATCAACGACATTCCCGGCGCCACATTATTTCTCCAGGGGCCGCAGGACATCCGCCCCGGTGGGCGTCCCAGCAACTCGCGCTATCAATACACCCTCGAAAGCGATCAGCTCGAAGATCTTTACGAATGGTCGCCGCGCCTCGAAGAAGCCTTGAAACGCCAGCCGGAACTGGTAGACGTCAATAATGACCTCAAGGCCCGAGGGCTACATGCCAAAGTCGTCATCGATCGCGATGCCGCCATCCGGCTCGGCGTTGATCCAGCGCGTGTCGATGCGGCACTCTATGATGCGTTCGGGCAACGTCCGATCTCGACCCTCTATGCCGAGCGAAATCAATATTTCATCGTGATGACGGCAACACCGGAGGACACCCGGGACCCGGCGACATTGGCGAAATTGTATATCCCGTCGAAGACCGGCGCGATGGTCCCCTTGAGCGCATTCAGCCATGTGGAAACCACAACCGGCCCCATTGTCGTCAACCACCAGGGCCAATTCGCCGCTGCCACGATTTCCTTCGATCTCGCGCCCGGAATCTCGCTCAGCGATGCCGAGCAGGTCATCCGCCGCGCCATGACCCAGATCGGTGCACCCGCATCCGTGCGCGGTGGTTTTCAGGGTGAGGCGCTGGCGTTCAAGAAATCCCTGTCCTCGGAGCCTTGGCTGCTGCTGGGAGCATTGCTGGCTATCTATGTGGTGCTCGGCATTCTCTATGAGAGCTTCATCCACCCCGTCACCATCCTCTCCACCCTGCCATCCGCCGGCGTCGGTGCCCTCCTGGCCTTGCTCGCAACGGGCGTGGAACTCAACGCGATGGCTTTGATCAGTCTGTTCCTGTTGATCGGTATCGTGAAGAAAAACGCCATCATGATGGTAGATGTGGCCATTCAGACCCAGCGCGAATCGCGCCTCAGCGCGCAGCAAGCCATCTTCGAAGCAGCATTGCTGCGGTTACGGCCCATTCTGATGACCACACTCGCGGCCACGCTGGGCGCACTGCCATTGGCGATCGCCAGCGGCTATGGCGCAGACCTGCGGCGCCCTCTGGGGATCGCCATCGTCGGCGGACTCCTGTTCAGTCAGCTCTTGACGCTCTATACCACCCCCATCGTTTACCTCTACATGGATCGTCTGCATCAGTGGGCCCAGCGCGGCTGGAGCCTGGGGAGCAGTTCGGCCCGATTCACCGATTGA
- a CDS encoding CHAD domain-containing protein → MAFAFPAPRHTPRALRNILLERMEKAITHLSAPIADRAEGIHEARKRFKEIRAVLRLVSDTETFPAGAMRQWFRDAGRELSGTRDAQALVECWDKLDAVDPKALQTRAGQALHRALIDNAHDHLHDADALDSIVRRLCAALNQHMTHLPEIDVPETGFDLICSGFERTYRAGRRQLDAVQNAPTAEHFHDWRKRVKDHWYHTRLIAGAWPVYLEQRQSLLKTLSDLLGDDHDLMLLRSQMLAWSDRLGSDAQQQRLLGAIGRRQAQLRQEALSLGRRIYAERPRSFTRRITDYWRLWEEEDAPRERRLPFHPDPAAPLS, encoded by the coding sequence ATGGCCTTTGCATTCCCCGCCCCACGGCATACACCCCGCGCCCTCCGGAATATCCTGCTTGAGCGGATGGAAAAGGCGATCACGCATCTGTCCGCGCCCATCGCCGACCGGGCCGAAGGCATCCACGAAGCCCGCAAGCGCTTCAAGGAAATCCGGGCCGTTTTGCGGCTGGTCAGCGACACCGAGACCTTCCCGGCCGGCGCCATGCGGCAATGGTTCCGGGACGCGGGTCGGGAGCTTTCCGGAACCCGCGACGCCCAGGCGCTGGTGGAGTGCTGGGACAAACTGGACGCCGTCGACCCCAAGGCGCTGCAAACGCGCGCCGGGCAGGCGCTCCATCGGGCCCTGATCGACAACGCCCATGACCATCTCCATGATGCCGATGCGTTGGACAGCATCGTTCGGCGTTTGTGCGCCGCGCTGAACCAGCACATGACCCACCTGCCCGAGATCGACGTGCCTGAAACAGGATTCGACCTCATCTGCTCCGGATTCGAGCGAACCTACCGGGCTGGTCGGCGCCAGCTGGACGCCGTCCAGAACGCCCCGACCGCGGAACATTTCCACGACTGGCGCAAGCGTGTGAAGGATCACTGGTATCACACCCGACTGATCGCCGGCGCGTGGCCGGTCTATCTCGAGCAGCGCCAGAGTCTGCTCAAGACGCTGTCCGATCTGCTGGGCGACGACCACGACTTGATGCTGCTGCGCAGTCAGATGCTGGCCTGGTCAGACCGACTGGGCAGTGATGCCCAGCAGCAAAGGCTGCTCGGCGCCATTGGCCGTCGGCAAGCCCAGCTCCGCCAGGAGGCTTTGTCTCTCGGTCGCCGGATCTATGCGGAACGGCCTCGATCGTTCACGCGCCGCATCACCGATTACTGGCGCCTGTGGGAAGAAGAGGATGCGCCTCGCGAACGACGGCTACCATTCCATCCCGATCCCGCCGCTCCGTTATCTTGA
- a CDS encoding ParA family protein gives MHTLAFYNLKGGVGKTAAAVNLAWCAAQDGLTTCLWDLDPQGAASWYLRDTTGLEVKAKKLLKGKNALENQVRATELPGLDLIPADTTYRHLDLLFEQSDKPREILAKLVSPLADRYHLLVLDCPPSFSRLSENVFALSDAVAVPLIPTPLSIRAFSQVSEFLQQKQLDRGQLFPFFSMVDKRRMLHRQWLEAPPAELPNLLSAYVPYASAVEQMGQHQSPVNQFAAHSPAAAAYQALWEELRVYLRLV, from the coding sequence ATGCATACACTGGCGTTCTACAACCTCAAGGGCGGAGTGGGAAAAACCGCCGCCGCTGTCAATCTCGCCTGGTGCGCCGCACAGGACGGCCTGACCACCTGTCTGTGGGACCTCGATCCCCAGGGCGCTGCCAGCTGGTACCTGCGTGATACCACGGGCCTTGAGGTCAAGGCCAAGAAGCTCCTGAAAGGAAAGAACGCGCTGGAAAACCAGGTTCGCGCGACCGAATTGCCAGGTCTGGACCTCATCCCGGCCGATACCACCTACCGCCATCTGGATCTGCTGTTCGAACAGAGCGACAAGCCACGGGAAATCCTGGCCAAGCTGGTCAGTCCACTGGCCGACCGCTACCATCTTCTGGTGCTCGATTGCCCGCCCAGCTTTTCGCGTCTGTCGGAAAACGTGTTTGCCTTGTCCGATGCGGTCGCCGTTCCATTGATCCCGACCCCGCTGTCGATCCGGGCGTTTTCCCAGGTTAGCGAATTTCTACAGCAGAAGCAGCTTGATCGGGGACAACTGTTCCCATTTTTCTCGATGGTGGATAAACGCCGCATGCTGCATCGGCAGTGGCTGGAAGCTCCACCCGCGGAGCTACCCAATCTGCTGAGCGCTTATGTGCCCTACGCCTCGGCGGTGGAACAAATGGGACAGCATCAAAGCCCGGTGAACCAGTTCGCGGCGCACAGTCCCGCGGCGGCCGCCTACCAGGCGTTGTGGGAAGAACTGCGCGTCTATCTTCGACTCGTATGA
- a CDS encoding pyruvate kinase gives MTEQMHSLTVSAQTELRALQAELQDLRDRVEQGARHDAVEWLRPDADRARASVMNLLRYLHFRRSDLRLLQKRLSNQGLSSLGRSEGHLLHDLDRVLALLSGVLDGQWHPPQPDSGPCIDEGEALLSGNTQHLFGAHRDGAGVYIMVTLPSSAAEDGELVSAMIRSGMDCARINGAHDDPVVWNRMIEQVRQASAALGRPCRIYMDLPGPKLRTAPVHAAPIFAIHPTRDASGRVIAPAEVVLASARTPESTDPEILPVTAEIYDDLKVGGRIRFRDTRGRMREIEIIGRDLADRWKGRIWHTAYLEPGMPCRWWGPSATPGDRREGCFGPFPERPGFLLVHPQEQLLLTRNSQPGIPAQPDAPEPLARMGRIGLSSPEVIDDLAVGHRVFIDDGKIGAVVESLIPEGAVLRITRARAEGEKVRGEKGLNFPDSLLRLPALTEQDLEMLDLAAHTADIIGYSFIRTADDMATLMAELDRRGNRSVPVVAKIETAQAVRNLPEILLTTLPRRPVGVMVARGDLAVEIGPERLAEIQEEILWLCEAAHVPVIWATQVLESLARKGTPTRSEITDAAMGVRAECVMLNKGPYICRAIETLRDIMQRMNAHQHKKTARLRALHW, from the coding sequence GTGACAGAACAGATGCATTCATTGACCGTCTCCGCGCAGACGGAACTGCGCGCCTTGCAGGCCGAACTGCAGGACTTGCGTGATCGTGTGGAGCAGGGGGCCCGGCACGATGCAGTGGAATGGTTGAGACCGGACGCCGATCGAGCCCGGGCGAGTGTGATGAATTTGCTGCGCTATCTGCATTTTCGGCGCAGTGATCTGCGTCTACTGCAAAAACGCCTGAGCAATCAGGGTCTGTCATCACTGGGACGTTCGGAAGGCCATCTGCTGCACGATCTCGATCGTGTACTGGCCCTTCTATCCGGCGTTCTGGATGGACAGTGGCACCCGCCCCAGCCCGATTCCGGGCCGTGTATCGATGAGGGGGAGGCTCTGCTCAGCGGCAACACGCAGCATCTGTTCGGGGCACATCGCGACGGCGCGGGTGTTTACATCATGGTAACGCTGCCGTCTAGTGCGGCCGAAGATGGTGAGCTGGTCAGTGCGATGATCCGTTCGGGAATGGACTGCGCTCGCATCAATGGCGCCCATGATGACCCGGTCGTGTGGAATCGCATGATCGAGCAGGTGAGACAGGCCAGTGCGGCGCTGGGTAGACCATGTCGGATCTACATGGATCTTCCGGGGCCCAAGTTGCGTACGGCGCCGGTCCATGCCGCGCCCATATTCGCGATCCATCCGACCCGCGATGCTTCGGGGCGCGTGATTGCGCCGGCTGAAGTCGTGCTTGCATCGGCCCGCACGCCCGAGTCGACCGACCCTGAGATCCTGCCCGTCACGGCCGAAATCTACGACGACCTGAAGGTCGGTGGACGGATCCGTTTTCGCGATACGCGCGGGCGCATGCGGGAGATCGAGATCATCGGTCGCGATCTCGCGGATCGCTGGAAAGGGCGCATCTGGCACACGGCTTATCTGGAACCGGGCATGCCCTGTCGCTGGTGGGGGCCCAGTGCAACGCCGGGTGACCGCCGAGAAGGTTGTTTCGGTCCGTTTCCGGAACGTCCCGGTTTTCTCCTGGTGCATCCACAGGAGCAACTTCTGCTCACGCGCAACAGCCAGCCTGGGATTCCGGCGCAACCCGATGCCCCGGAGCCGCTGGCGAGGATGGGGCGAATCGGCCTCAGCAGTCCTGAAGTGATCGACGACCTCGCGGTTGGACATCGGGTGTTCATCGATGACGGCAAGATTGGCGCCGTCGTGGAGTCGCTCATTCCCGAGGGCGCCGTCTTGCGCATCACGCGGGCCCGCGCCGAAGGGGAGAAGGTCCGGGGTGAGAAGGGGCTCAATTTCCCGGATAGTCTGCTTCGACTCCCTGCGCTCACCGAACAGGATCTGGAAATGCTTGATTTGGCGGCCCATACCGCCGATATCATCGGCTACTCCTTCATCCGCACGGCCGACGACATGGCCACCCTGATGGCCGAGCTGGATCGGCGTGGCAACCGCTCGGTGCCCGTGGTGGCAAAGATCGAAACAGCCCAGGCGGTGCGGAATCTCCCCGAGATCCTGCTCACGACACTCCCCAGACGCCCCGTCGGTGTCATGGTCGCTCGCGGCGATCTGGCGGTGGAGATTGGCCCGGAACGGCTTGCCGAGATCCAAGAGGAGATTCTTTGGCTGTGCGAGGCTGCTCATGTCCCGGTGATCTGGGCTACTCAGGTGCTCGAATCACTGGCCCGCAAGGGCACACCGACCCGCTCGGAAATCACCGATGCGGCTATGGGTGTGCGCGCCGAGTGCGTGATGCTCAACAAGGGACCGTACATCTGCCGCGCCATCGAGACGCTGCGCGACATCATGCAGCGCATGAATGCCCATCAACACAAAAAGACGGCCCGCTTGCGTGCCCTGCATTGGTAA
- the sixA gene encoding phosphohistidine phosphatase SixA, translating into MIVYLVRHGIAEDRGMAIPDSDRALTTDGIRKMHRIVSGLQRLDVQPAAIWTSPLRRTRETAEILAAGLGVNAVRLCDSLAPASSLDAVCAGLAGAPDSVMVVGHQPDLGELASRLLFGGQQGDSLPFKKGAVAKITWKDGDPTGRSRLEWFLTPAQLRLLGRSGG; encoded by the coding sequence ATGATCGTCTATCTGGTCCGCCATGGTATCGCCGAAGATCGTGGGATGGCGATCCCCGACTCGGATCGCGCCCTGACAACTGATGGTATCCGGAAAATGCACCGGATCGTTTCAGGCCTTCAGCGCCTGGACGTTCAACCGGCAGCGATCTGGACCAGTCCTTTGCGGCGGACCCGTGAAACGGCAGAGATACTCGCTGCCGGTCTCGGCGTCAATGCCGTGCGTCTGTGTGATTCGCTGGCGCCGGCGAGTTCACTGGATGCCGTGTGCGCCGGGTTGGCTGGTGCGCCGGATTCGGTGATGGTGGTGGGCCATCAGCCCGATCTGGGCGAGCTGGCATCGCGTCTTTTGTTTGGAGGCCAGCAGGGAGACTCGTTGCCCTTCAAGAAAGGCGCTGTGGCCAAGATCACATGGAAAGACGGCGATCCGACCGGTCGCAGCCGACTGGAATGGTTCCTTACCCCGGCTCAGCTGCGGCTGCTGGGTCGGTCCGGCGGTTGA
- a CDS encoding efflux transporter outer membrane subunit: protein MSTLPRLRDHTSADRQLRARLCGGLLICTTLISACTVGPDYARPDIETPAVYKENEGWKRAEPADLLDPGPWWRVYHDDALDALQRELAANNLNIRIAESQFRQAQAVLAASRANLFPTLSASADVNRSQIPDPLTGLNRQPVQLPAQRVGPFGILQVRPPAIQPPTIEFDPRTQHNLSLNSSWEIDLWGRVRRQVEANQANLDASAADLQAMRLSMQAQLARLYFTLRTNDTLQDKLHQGVAAYEQSLKLTENRYQAGVTSRADVLQAKTQLKSAQAQALDLQIQRAQLEHAIAVLLGKAPAQYRFPVAPLTDPVIPVIPPGLPSTLLERRRDIAAAERRVAAASAQIGIAQAAYYPNLTLSASGGYQSSSLGDLISLPNRFWSIGPRMALGIFDGGLRKSQVEQATAILDATADNYRLTVLSAFQEVEDQLIALRVLEAEAATQRETEDLARQSLAVVTNQYKAGLLSYLNVVAAQTVLLDSERTSIALMNQRLDASIALIRAVGGSWSPATESPRSVLGLDNDAATP from the coding sequence ATGTCGACACTGCCCCGCCTCCGCGACCACACCTCCGCTGACCGCCAGCTGCGGGCGCGGCTGTGCGGAGGACTGCTGATCTGCACCACGCTGATCAGCGCCTGCACCGTGGGTCCGGACTATGCTCGACCCGACATCGAGACGCCCGCGGTCTACAAGGAAAATGAGGGCTGGAAGCGGGCCGAACCGGCCGACCTTCTCGATCCAGGACCCTGGTGGCGGGTTTACCATGATGATGCGCTTGATGCCTTGCAGCGCGAACTTGCAGCGAACAATCTGAACATCCGCATCGCGGAAAGTCAGTTCCGCCAGGCCCAGGCAGTCCTGGCCGCCAGCCGCGCCAACCTGTTCCCGACGCTGAGCGCCTCGGCCGACGTGAATCGCAGTCAGATTCCCGATCCGCTGACCGGGCTCAACCGGCAACCCGTGCAACTCCCGGCTCAACGGGTCGGTCCGTTCGGCATCCTGCAGGTTCGCCCGCCGGCGATTCAGCCGCCAACGATCGAGTTCGATCCACGGACGCAACACAATCTCAGCTTGAACAGTAGCTGGGAAATCGACCTATGGGGGCGCGTACGCCGGCAGGTCGAAGCCAATCAAGCCAATCTTGACGCCAGCGCCGCCGACCTCCAGGCCATGCGACTGAGCATGCAGGCGCAACTGGCACGGCTCTATTTCACCCTGCGGACCAACGACACCTTGCAGGACAAGCTGCACCAAGGCGTGGCCGCCTACGAACAGTCGCTCAAACTGACCGAAAATCGCTATCAGGCGGGCGTGACCTCCCGCGCCGATGTGCTGCAAGCCAAAACCCAACTGAAATCGGCCCAGGCCCAAGCGCTCGATCTTCAGATCCAGCGCGCCCAACTCGAACACGCCATCGCGGTTCTGCTCGGCAAAGCGCCCGCCCAGTACCGGTTTCCTGTTGCGCCGCTCACCGATCCGGTGATTCCCGTGATTCCGCCCGGCTTGCCTTCCACCTTACTGGAACGTCGCCGAGACATCGCTGCGGCGGAACGCCGCGTCGCGGCTGCCAGTGCCCAGATCGGCATCGCCCAGGCCGCCTATTACCCGAACCTGACGCTCTCGGCCAGTGGCGGTTACCAAAGCAGCAGCCTTGGCGACCTGATCAGTCTGCCGAATCGCTTCTGGTCCATCGGACCCCGCATGGCCCTGGGTATTTTCGACGGGGGTCTGCGCAAATCACAGGTCGAACAAGCCACGGCCATTCTGGACGCGACTGCCGACAACTACCGGCTCACAGTCCTGAGTGCTTTCCAGGAGGTCGAGGATCAACTCATTGCATTGCGTGTTTTGGAAGCAGAAGCTGCGACGCAACGGGAAACCGAGGACTTGGCCCGACAGTCTCTAGCCGTCGTTACCAATCAGTACAAGGCCGGTCTGTTGAGTTACCTGAACGTAGTCGCGGCGCAGACCGTCTTACTGGACAGCGAGCGAACAAGTATCGCGCTCATGAATCAGCGCCTTGATGCCAGTATCGCCCTCATCCGGGCCGTAGGCGGAAGCTGGTCGCCCGCGACTGAATCGCCCCGTTCTGTGCTCGGACTTGACAACGATGCCGCAACCCCATAG